A single Lactuca sativa cultivar Salinas chromosome 8, Lsat_Salinas_v11, whole genome shotgun sequence DNA region contains:
- the LOC111920119 gene encoding calcium-transporting ATPase 4, plasma membrane-type isoform X6, with protein sequence MRYMDAGELSLNPKSTANPFDFIKNPDKLASMVHDSSIPQQSSLNPMSTANPSDFMLNPDKLASIVHNYDIETLQTLGGVDAIAEIVDVWMHEGVESSDLSSRQDIYGINKYSKKPSKSFLMFVWEAIHDPTLIILIVCSVVLIGMGLVTNGWLDGLGILLIILLIVTITAVSDYYIQSLQFKDDDSKKKKKISFQVTRDGCTQKVTDYELVVGDVVHLFIGDQVPADGIFISGFNFLIDKSSLTGETDPVHISEKKPFLFAGTIVQDGSATMLVTAVGVKTEWGKLMETLNKGEDKITRVLQIKVKDVSTIIEKIGWVFSILTFFVLTVRFLVGKAMRNEFSSWSSNDAMSMLGHFTTAVTIIVATVTKGIPLALTLTLAFAMNKLRNVNARVTNPSACEAMCFCTCICTDMTGTLTTNRMFVDKIFVSGETKDARDSGGQVLSLGLSDSVSSVLLQGIFKCTGSEVVDDESGKTSILGTPTETAILQYGLDLGGDFNAIDSDIRMLKINSFNSTQKKMSVIVSLPGVRTRAFCKGAPEVVLGLCDKMIDVGGEIVPMSEENINFITDVVDEFAADGLRTLCLAYLDVEGSFGCNDDMPEGGYTLIAVFGIKDPLRPGVKEAVETCLAAGISIHMVTGDDIRRAEVIAKQCGILTDEGLAIEGSDFPIIPRLVQVMGSSSPTDKHEFVKRLKDMSEVVAVAGEGTIRAPALQESDIGFAMGIAGTKVAKGQADVILMDDDFATIVKVAKWGRAVYVNFQKFVQFQLTVNMVALMINLVSACITGTAPLTAVQLLWVNLIMGTLSALALATGPPNDGLMKRPPVKLTESFITKMMWRNIIGQSIYQMAVLFVLNFSGKPILNLHGPNATAILNTFIFNTFVFCQVFNDINSREIDDINVFRGMFSSWIFMCVMILIVVCQVTIVEFLGTFASTVPLDWQLWVLSIVVGLVSMLISVVLKCISAVKEPYDDGYEILPAGLESV encoded by the exons ATGCGCTATATGGATG CAGGAGAATTATCCTTGAATCCTAAGTCAACTGCGAATCCTTTTGATTTCATCAAAAATCCAGATAAACTTGCATCCATGGTTCATGATTCATCTATACCACAGCAATCATCCTTGAATCCTATGTCAACTGCCAATCCCTCTGATTTCATGTTAAATCCAGATAAACTTGCATCCATAGTTCATAATTATGACATAGAGACCTTGCAAACCCTtggaggagttgatgcaattgcAGAAATTGTAGATGTCTGGATGCATGAAGGAGTGGAATCAAGTGATTTATCTAGCAGACAAGATATATATGGCATCAACAAGTACAGCAAGAAGCCTTCCAAGAGTTTCTTAATGTTTGTATGGGAGGCCATTCATGATCCAACTCTTATTATCCTTATAGTATGTTCCGTTGTCTTAATAGGCATGGGACTTGTAACCAACGGCTGGCTAGATGGGCTGGGAATTCTCctgattattttattaattgtcaCCATTACTGCTGTGAGTGACTACTACATTCAATCCTTGCAATTTAAGGATGATGAcagcaagaagaagaaaaagatttCGTTTCAGGTCACTAGAGACGGGTGTACACAAAAGGTAACCGATTATGAGTTGGTGGTTGGAGATGTTGTCCATTTATTCATTGGTGACCAAGTTCCAGCCGACGGGATATTCATATCAGGATTCAACTTTTTGATCGATAAGTCCAGCTTGACGGGTGAGACTGATCCTGTCCACATCAGCGAGAAGAAGCCTTTTCTATTTGCAGGAACTATAGTGCAGGATGGCTCGGCTACAATGCTTGTCACAGCTGTGGGTGTGAAAACCGAATGGGGAAAATTGATGGAAACATTAAATAAAGGAGAAGACAAGATTACTCGTGTGTTGcaaatcaaggtgaaagatgTTTCCACAATCATTGAAAAAATTGGATGGGTGTTTTCCATATTGACTTTTTTTGTGTTGACTGTGAGATTTCTTGTCGGAAAAGCAATGCGAAATGAGTTCTCGAGTTGGTCGTCTAATGATGCTATGTCTATGTTAGGTCATTTCACCACTGCAGTTACTATTATTGTTGCTACTGTGACAAAAGGAATACCTCTGGCACTTACACTGACCCTTGCCTTTGCAATGAACAAGTTAAGGAACGTCAATGCACGTGTAACAAATCCATCTGCTTGTGAGGCTATGTGTTTTTGTACTTGCATATGCACAGATATGACCGGGACTTTAACAACAAACCGTATGTTTGTTGATAAAATATTCGTATCTGGTGAAACAAAAGACGCTAGAGACAGTGGAGGTCAAGTTTTATCTTTGGGATTGTCAGACAGTGTGTCATCTGTGCTCCTGCAAGGTATATTTAAATGTACAGGTTCTGAGGTGGTTGATGACGAAAGCGGTAAAACTTCTATTTTGGGCACCCCGACAGAAACAGCAATATTACAATACGGGTTAGATCTTGGTGGTGATTTCAATGCCATAGATAGTGATATTAGGATGCTGAAAATAAATTCTTTCAATTCCACCCAGAAGAAAATGTCTGTCATTGTTTCTCTTCCTGGGGTTCGGACACGTGCGTTTTGCAAAGGTGCACCGGAAGTAGTGTTAGGATTATGTGACAAGATGATCGATGTTGGTGGAGAGATTGTTCCCATGTCTGAAGAGAATATAAACTTTATCACGGATGTTGTCGATGAATTCGCAGCCGATGGTTTGAGAACTCTTTGTTTGGCTTATTTGGATGTGGAAGGCAGCTTTGGTTGTAATGATGACATGCCTGAGGGTGGCTATACATTAATTGCGGTATTTGGAATCAAAGATCCACTTAGACCGGGTGTAAAAGAGGCGGTTGAAACCTGTTTAGCTGCTGGAATTTCCATCCACATGGTTACTGGTGATGATATCAGGAGAGCTGAAGTCATCGCAAAGCAATGTGGGATACTCACTGATGAGGGCTTAGCCATAGAAGGTTCAGATTTTCCAATCATTCCTAGATTAGTTCAGGTAATGGGTAGCTCATCACCAACAGACAAACATGAATTCGTGAAGCGTTTGAAAGACATGTCCGAAGTTGTTGCAGTTGCAGGCGAAGGCACGATTCGTGCTCCTGCTTTGCAAGAGTCGGACATCGGATTTGCCATGGGGATAGCAGGGACAAAG GTCGCGAAAGGACAAGCTGATGTCATTCTGATGGATGATGATTTCGCGACAATTGTGAAAGTAGCCAAATGGGGACGCGCCGTATATGTTAATTTTCAAAAGTTTGTACAGTTCCAGTTAACAGTGAATATGGTTGCTCTCATGATCAACTTAGTTTCCGCATGCATCACAG GGACAGCACCACTTACAGCTGTCCAATTGCTTTGGGTCAACCTGATCATGGGCACTTTGAGTGCACTAGCATTGGCCACCGGGCCACCAAATGATGGTTTAATGAAACGACCTCCTGTTAAGCTTACCGAAAGTTTCATCACCAAGATGATGTGGCGGAATATCATTGGTCAAAGTATTTACCAAATGGCTGTCCTGTTTGTTCTCAATTTTTCCGGGAAGCCAATCTTGAATCTCCATGGGCCGAATGCGACTGCGATCCTTAATACTTTCATTTTCAACACGTTTGTCTTCTGTCAG GTCTTCAATGATATAAACAGCCGTGAAattgatgatataaatgttttcCGAGGCATGTTCAGCAGTTGGATATTCATGTGTGTGATGATATTGATAGTTGTATGTCAAGTAACCATAGTCGAGTTTCTTGGGACTTTTGCAAGCACCGTGCCACTAGATTGGCAACTGTGGGTACTTAGCATTGTGGTCGGCTTGGTGAGTATGCTGATTTCAGTTGTTTTGAAGTGCATTTCTGCTGTCAAAGAACCATATGATGATGGCTATGAGATCCTCCCTGCTGGCCTAGAAAGTGTTTAA